The following are encoded in a window of Telmatobacter sp. DSM 110680 genomic DNA:
- a CDS encoding alpha-L-arabinofuranosidase C-terminal domain-containing protein, whose translation MPEKTFARLLAIVAIAVSTVVASGQNAPATLTIHPDQPTSTVSPTLYGLMTEEINYSYDGGLYAEMVRNRTFRGDWSGILYWYLVEDGNARAKIEVDESTGPSSALPKSLKVNIEQADAKNQAGVLNVGWWGMALHRNTIYKGSFYAKAGSTDIGPITVSLVNDNTGKAVASATVDGIGTDWKQHTFALKTGEIEASASNHLVISAGRAGTLWLQLVSLFPPTYHDRTNGFRKDLMEKMAAMHPAFLRMPGGNYLEGDHIKERFEWKKTIGPLVDRPTHRSPWNYQSSDGMGLLEFLGWCEDLHMQPLLAVYAGYSLSQEHVNPGADLEPYVQDALDEIEYVSGGPDTKWGAERAKDGHPAPFKLSYVEIGNEDWFDRSGSYDERYTQFYKAIKAKYPDLQLIATAPVKSVKPDVIDEHYYVRATQNFHDAAHYDTPDGNSSSMQKWDSGHFDRADRNGPKIFVGEWATREGSPTPNMGAALGDAAWMTGLERNSDLVVMAAYAPMLVNVNPGGMQWETDLIGYNAMKSYGSPAYYAQVMFASYLGDHTVASRLENGGEKLFYSATLNTAKKQIYLKLVNASSDAQPLELAMPGVHVAASARMVRLSAPDTQTTNSIEDPTRLVPVESTLHNVNSKLMVTLPPYSIQVLQIDLQ comes from the coding sequence ATGCCTGAGAAAACGTTTGCTCGTCTGCTTGCGATTGTGGCTATCGCAGTGTCCACCGTTGTTGCTTCTGGTCAAAACGCACCTGCTACGCTGACGATTCATCCCGACCAGCCAACTTCAACGGTGAGCCCCACGCTCTACGGACTGATGACGGAGGAGATCAACTACTCCTACGACGGCGGCCTGTATGCGGAGATGGTGCGTAACCGGACCTTTCGAGGCGACTGGAGCGGCATCCTCTACTGGTATCTCGTAGAAGACGGAAACGCGCGAGCGAAGATCGAGGTGGACGAATCCACTGGCCCAAGCTCTGCGCTGCCCAAGAGCCTGAAGGTCAACATCGAGCAAGCCGACGCGAAGAACCAGGCCGGCGTGCTGAACGTAGGCTGGTGGGGAATGGCGCTGCACCGCAACACGATATACAAGGGCTCTTTCTACGCGAAAGCGGGTTCGACGGATATTGGCCCCATCACGGTGAGTCTCGTCAATGACAACACCGGCAAAGCTGTTGCCTCTGCGACCGTAGACGGAATCGGCACTGACTGGAAGCAACATACCTTTGCGCTGAAGACGGGCGAAATTGAAGCGTCAGCGTCGAATCATCTGGTGATTTCGGCAGGTCGTGCTGGAACACTGTGGCTGCAACTGGTATCGCTGTTTCCTCCGACATATCACGATCGCACAAATGGGTTCCGCAAAGACCTGATGGAAAAGATGGCGGCGATGCATCCCGCTTTTCTCCGTATGCCGGGCGGCAACTACCTTGAAGGCGATCACATCAAGGAGCGGTTCGAGTGGAAAAAGACGATCGGTCCGCTGGTGGACAGGCCGACACATCGCAGTCCATGGAATTATCAATCCTCCGATGGCATGGGACTGCTGGAGTTTCTTGGCTGGTGCGAAGACCTGCATATGCAGCCGCTTCTTGCGGTGTACGCCGGATATTCACTGTCGCAGGAGCACGTGAATCCCGGTGCCGATCTCGAACCTTACGTACAGGACGCGCTGGATGAAATTGAGTACGTCAGTGGCGGACCGGACACAAAGTGGGGAGCCGAGCGCGCGAAGGATGGGCATCCTGCTCCGTTCAAGCTTAGCTACGTCGAAATCGGCAATGAAGATTGGTTTGACCGCTCCGGCAGCTACGATGAGCGCTACACGCAGTTTTACAAAGCGATCAAGGCGAAGTATCCAGACCTGCAATTGATCGCAACCGCACCTGTGAAAAGCGTGAAGCCTGACGTGATCGACGAACACTATTACGTACGCGCCACACAGAACTTCCACGACGCAGCCCACTACGACACACCTGACGGCAACTCGTCTTCAATGCAAAAGTGGGACTCGGGCCACTTTGACAGGGCCGACCGCAACGGGCCGAAGATCTTCGTTGGCGAATGGGCTACGCGCGAAGGATCGCCGACACCGAATATGGGCGCAGCGTTAGGTGACGCCGCGTGGATGACTGGGCTCGAGCGCAATAGCGATCTGGTTGTGATGGCCGCGTACGCGCCAATGCTGGTGAACGTGAACCCAGGCGGAATGCAATGGGAAACAGACCTCATCGGCTACAACGCGATGAAGAGCTACGGCTCGCCTGCATATTACGCACAGGTGATGTTCGCTTCCTACTTGGGGGATCACACGGTCGCATCAAGATTGGAGAACGGCGGCGAGAAACTCTTTTACTCCGCGACGCTGAACACAGCAAAGAAGCAGATTTACCTGAAACTCGTGAATGCATCGTCGGACGCTCAGCCACTTGAGCTAGCGATGCCCGGAGTTCATGTTGCGGCGAGCGCCAGGATGGTTCGCCTGAGTGCGCCGGATACGCAAACCACAAACAGCATCGAAGATCCCACACGGCTGGTGCCCGTGGAATCGACGCTGCACAACGTGAACAGTAAGTTGATGGTGACCCTGCCGCCGTATTCGATCCAAGTACTGCAGATTGATCTTCAGTAG
- a CDS encoding ATPase domain-containing protein: MIDESQTRLSTGIAGLDDILRGGLAKGFLYLIEGNPGAGKTTLALQFLIEGAERGEKGLYISLAESEAELRHVAASHGMNLDNVEICKISPPEIAGETGQQYTVFQPAEVELADVLETILAKVRDVAPSRVIIDSMSELRMLARDSLRYRRQVLSLKQFFEGRDCTTLLLDERFRDNPESQVQTIAHGVISLEVLQRSYGITRRRLEVLKVRASSFREGYHDYIIVKGGVLVFPRLVSGEHRGAHIAPENLPSGVAELDSLFNGGVQRGTSTLVAGPTGCGKSTLCSQFVLSAAKRGEKGAIFTFDETRQSFMVRSRGLGMDLDRYLDSGMIHLEQVDPAELSPGEFIHRIRAGVEEKQWRIVVIDSLNGLMNSMSEEQALTVQLHELLSYLNQVGVASFMVLAQYGLLGSSMSSPTDVSYLADNVLLLRYFEAAGEVRQAISVMKRRSGPHERSIRELQMSAGKLIIGDPLRNFMGVLTGTPEYKGGQQLL; the protein is encoded by the coding sequence ATGATTGACGAAAGCCAAACTCGCCTGTCCACCGGGATAGCGGGACTGGACGACATACTTCGTGGCGGGCTTGCCAAGGGCTTTCTTTATTTAATTGAAGGCAATCCGGGGGCCGGCAAGACGACGCTTGCACTGCAGTTTTTGATTGAGGGTGCCGAGCGAGGGGAGAAGGGACTTTATATCTCTCTCGCGGAGAGCGAGGCTGAGTTGCGGCATGTCGCCGCCTCGCATGGAATGAATCTGGATAACGTTGAGATTTGCAAGATCTCGCCGCCGGAGATTGCCGGTGAGACCGGGCAGCAATACACCGTATTCCAGCCGGCAGAGGTTGAACTGGCCGACGTGCTCGAAACAATCCTCGCGAAGGTGCGAGATGTCGCCCCATCACGAGTGATTATCGATTCGATGTCAGAGTTGCGGATGCTGGCTCGCGATTCATTGCGCTACAGGCGCCAGGTGCTAAGCCTCAAGCAGTTCTTTGAAGGCCGCGACTGCACAACTCTTCTGCTGGATGAGCGGTTCCGTGACAATCCGGAGAGCCAGGTTCAGACGATTGCGCACGGGGTGATATCTCTCGAAGTCCTGCAACGTAGTTACGGAATCACTCGGCGGCGACTGGAAGTATTGAAGGTCCGGGCATCAAGCTTCCGCGAGGGATATCACGACTACATCATCGTGAAGGGTGGCGTACTTGTTTTTCCCCGGCTGGTATCGGGTGAGCATCGCGGGGCGCATATTGCTCCGGAGAATCTTCCCAGCGGCGTAGCGGAACTCGATTCCCTTTTCAACGGCGGAGTGCAACGCGGGACAAGCACTTTGGTTGCGGGACCGACGGGATGCGGCAAATCGACGCTCTGCTCCCAGTTTGTATTGAGCGCCGCCAAGCGAGGAGAAAAGGGCGCAATCTTCACATTCGACGAGACGCGGCAGTCATTCATGGTGCGTAGCCGCGGGCTGGGAATGGATCTTGACCGGTATCTCGACAGCGGGATGATTCATCTGGAGCAGGTAGATCCAGCGGAGCTCTCACCGGGTGAATTCATTCATCGAATTCGCGCGGGCGTGGAAGAGAAGCAGTGGCGCATTGTGGTAATCGACAGTCTTAACGGATTGATGAATTCCATGAGCGAGGAGCAGGCGCTGACGGTACAACTTCATGAATTGCTGTCGTACTTGAACCAAGTGGGTGTGGCATCGTTTATGGTGCTGGCGCAGTACGGATTGCTGGGGAGTTCGATGTCGTCTCCTACAGACGTAAGCTACCTGGCGGACAATGTGTTGTTGCTGCGCTATTTTGAGGCGGCAGGCGAAGTGCGGCAGGCCATTTCGGTGATGAAGCGGCGGTCGGGACCCCATGAACGCTCCATTCGCGAACTGCAAATGAGCGCAGGAAAATTGATTATCGGAGATCCGCTGCGCAATTTCATGGGGGTACTTACGGGAACCCCGGAGTACAAGGGGGGACAACAGTTACTGTGA
- a CDS encoding S9 family peptidase, giving the protein MSVLTTAPLFAQTETAKGSPDRAHIEEVVRGLNRGRGFGQVGISPDGKKLAWIDGGRGGSEIRVASPTDLTKSERVTAAANTEQHCREGEFVWAPDSKGLAFFSDCASSSDHQIDLYFSRLDGSPVKRLTALKGLPQAPAFSPDGRQIAFLFVEGATRPAGALAAMKPPSGVIGEDGVEIQRVAMAHVNDDAAAPTLLTPSTLHVYEFDWSPDSKRLAYIAAEPPGENNWWVAKLYTQSLGSQPNSILTPAEVSGPLHGLQIAVPRWSPDGMAIAFIGGLMSDQGSTGGDVWIISADGGQPRDLSQGRPTSPAWIEWGSNDHLFVSELAGGNSQLIRYRLTGDRTGTGPITFGSPIFSIPGSVGDGRLEMSLSSTADRSMFVFGASTFEHPREIYAAKPATVMTSGLEGVMQISHFNDGVQPGWGKSESLSWKSDGFRVQGWLLLPKDYDPEKKYPLIVEVHGGPAAAVTARWGGGGGLSSTVFSALGYFVLEPNPRGSYGQGEVFTQANRKDFGYGDLRDILAGVDTVLAKYPVDPQRVGITGWSYGGFMTMFAVTQTDRFKAAVSGAGLSNWQSYYGENSIDQWMIPYFGASVYDDPAVYAKSSAINYIKKAKTPTLVVVGDRDGECPAPQSYEFWHALRDEHVPTQLVVYPNEGHGFVNPEHRRDVMDRAVEWFSKYMPSSPASSQTTSGGR; this is encoded by the coding sequence ATGTCTGTGCTTACGACGGCGCCACTTTTCGCTCAAACGGAAACTGCGAAGGGCAGCCCAGACCGAGCCCATATTGAAGAGGTGGTGCGTGGGCTCAATCGCGGACGTGGATTCGGCCAGGTAGGAATCTCGCCGGACGGGAAAAAGCTGGCCTGGATTGACGGCGGTCGCGGGGGATCGGAGATTCGCGTGGCATCGCCGACGGATCTTACGAAAAGCGAACGCGTCACCGCTGCGGCGAATACCGAGCAGCATTGCCGCGAGGGAGAATTTGTGTGGGCCCCCGATTCCAAAGGCCTCGCCTTTTTTTCTGACTGCGCCAGTTCTTCCGACCATCAGATAGATCTCTATTTTTCGAGGCTCGATGGCAGCCCCGTCAAACGGCTCACGGCGCTGAAGGGACTTCCGCAGGCGCCAGCTTTTTCCCCCGACGGAAGACAGATAGCCTTCCTTTTTGTTGAAGGCGCAACACGACCGGCTGGTGCATTGGCAGCGATGAAGCCGCCCTCCGGTGTCATCGGCGAGGATGGAGTTGAGATACAGCGTGTGGCGATGGCGCATGTGAACGATGATGCGGCGGCCCCAACTCTACTGACACCCTCTACCCTTCACGTTTACGAATTTGACTGGTCTCCCGATTCGAAACGGCTGGCGTACATCGCTGCGGAGCCGCCGGGCGAGAACAACTGGTGGGTGGCAAAACTTTATACCCAGTCTCTCGGAAGTCAGCCGAACTCTATCCTTACGCCCGCCGAAGTTTCTGGTCCGCTACACGGACTGCAAATCGCCGTGCCACGGTGGTCGCCGGATGGTATGGCCATCGCGTTTATTGGCGGTCTGATGAGCGACCAGGGCTCAACCGGCGGCGATGTTTGGATCATTTCTGCGGACGGAGGCCAGCCGCGCGATCTCAGCCAGGGTCGTCCCACCTCTCCGGCATGGATCGAGTGGGGAAGCAATGATCATCTATTCGTCAGCGAACTGGCCGGTGGCAACAGTCAGCTGATTCGGTACCGACTAACCGGTGACCGCACCGGGACCGGACCGATCACTTTTGGCTCGCCCATCTTCAGCATTCCCGGCTCTGTTGGCGATGGCCGCCTCGAGATGAGCCTCTCTTCAACTGCGGATCGTTCCATGTTCGTCTTCGGAGCGAGCACCTTCGAACATCCGCGCGAAATCTATGCTGCCAAGCCCGCCACCGTGATGACATCCGGCCTCGAAGGAGTGATGCAGATCTCGCACTTCAACGATGGCGTCCAGCCGGGCTGGGGCAAATCCGAATCGCTAAGCTGGAAGAGCGACGGTTTTCGCGTCCAAGGCTGGCTGCTGCTGCCCAAGGACTACGATCCGGAAAAGAAATATCCGCTCATCGTCGAGGTCCATGGCGGCCCCGCCGCGGCGGTTACGGCGCGCTGGGGCGGCGGTGGCGGCCTCAGCTCTACTGTTTTCTCCGCGCTCGGTTATTTTGTCCTCGAGCCGAATCCCCGCGGCAGCTACGGGCAGGGCGAAGTCTTCACCCAGGCCAACCGAAAAGATTTTGGTTACGGAGACCTGCGCGACATTCTGGCCGGCGTGGACACTGTGCTCGCGAAGTATCCAGTGGATCCACAGCGGGTAGGCATTACGGGCTGGAGCTATGGCGGGTTCATGACGATGTTTGCGGTCACTCAGACCGACCGCTTCAAGGCGGCTGTTTCTGGCGCAGGCCTTTCGAACTGGCAAAGCTACTACGGAGAGAACTCGATCGATCAATGGATGATTCCGTACTTTGGCGCCTCCGTCTATGACGATCCGGCTGTTTACGCCAAAAGCTCCGCGATCAACTACATCAAGAAAGCGAAGACGCCAACATTGGTAGTTGTTGGCGATCGCGACGGCGAGTGTCCCGCGCCGCAGTCCTATGAGTTCTGGCATGCCCTGCGGGATGAACACGTCCCGACTCAACTGGTGGTGTATCCCAACGAAGGACACGGGTTTGTCAACCCCGAGCATCGACGCGATGTGATGGATCGCGCTGTCGAATGGTTCTCCAAGTACATGCCTTCGAGCCCGGCGAGCTCGCAGACCACTTCGGGTGGCCGATGA
- a CDS encoding ATP-binding protein, producing MTDSLANVPRFLVVAPIGRDGELICGLLNRAGYRSERVQHVRQVEAIDSALLLGLILTDEALLRGGIEAFQKVIRAQPVWSELPSILLTSGANEPSYAMVASRARMEIQSLILLDRPVRKEMLLSAIQVAYNSRQKQLQVRDATDKQSRSDEALRKSEQLAVTGRMMATMAHEVNNPLEALGNLLFLVENSGSLEEAHSFGQLATKELQRISEIVDHTLRFHRAPAKPGFTDVSELAISALTLFRGKLRERHIRERIKVERAFGYCSEGEIRQALVNLIGNAVDAMRDGGNLRIHVSPVSINGVEHARLTIADTGAGIRKEIRQSLFKQFFTTKGSSGTGLGLWLTRDIVRRNGGKLRFRSRTETPSGTVFTIYLPAVPDVQPSQLRGEKIPQTGRRAASTV from the coding sequence GTGACCGACTCTCTCGCCAATGTTCCCCGATTCCTGGTTGTTGCTCCAATCGGGCGCGACGGCGAACTGATATGCGGACTACTGAATCGTGCGGGCTACCGGTCAGAGCGCGTGCAGCACGTGCGCCAGGTAGAGGCGATCGACAGCGCGCTGCTGCTTGGACTGATCCTGACTGATGAAGCACTGCTTCGCGGCGGGATTGAAGCCTTTCAAAAGGTGATTCGCGCCCAGCCCGTCTGGTCGGAGTTGCCATCCATTCTTCTCACGAGCGGCGCGAATGAACCAAGTTATGCGATGGTAGCGAGCCGTGCCCGCATGGAAATCCAGAGTTTGATTCTGTTGGATCGCCCAGTGCGCAAAGAAATGCTGCTGAGTGCTATTCAAGTCGCATACAACTCGCGCCAGAAACAGCTTCAGGTCCGAGACGCGACAGACAAGCAGTCTCGAAGCGATGAGGCACTCCGCAAATCAGAACAATTGGCTGTGACGGGGCGCATGATGGCGACCATGGCGCACGAAGTCAACAATCCGCTTGAGGCACTGGGAAATCTGCTCTTTCTCGTGGAGAACAGTGGCTCGCTTGAAGAGGCACATTCTTTTGGTCAACTGGCCACGAAGGAACTTCAGCGGATCAGCGAGATCGTGGACCACACGCTGCGCTTTCATCGTGCTCCGGCTAAGCCGGGCTTTACTGACGTATCGGAACTGGCGATCTCGGCGTTAACGCTGTTCCGTGGAAAGTTGCGAGAGCGGCACATTCGCGAGCGAATCAAGGTGGAGCGGGCTTTCGGCTATTGCAGCGAAGGCGAAATCCGGCAGGCGCTGGTCAATCTTATCGGCAATGCCGTTGATGCCATGCGCGATGGCGGCAATCTGCGGATACATGTCTCCCCGGTTTCGATTAATGGCGTTGAACACGCGCGGCTGACCATAGCCGATACAGGGGCGGGCATTCGCAAGGAAATCCGCCAGAGTCTTTTCAAGCAGTTCTTCACTACGAAAGGCAGTAGCGGAACAGGACTGGGGTTATGGCTGACCCGCGACATCGTGCGGCGCAATGGCGGAAAACTGCGCTTCCGGTCGCGTACCGAAACGCCGAGCGGCACGGTGTTTACGATTTATTTGCCGGCTGTGCCCGACGTGCAGCCTAGTCAGCTGCGAGGCGAGAAAATTCCGCAAACAGGAAGACGCGCCGCCTCGACCGTGTAA
- a CDS encoding aldo/keto reductase translates to MTTTSAIQPRQLGSTGPAVYPLALGCMGMSGMYGPAEEPESLATIHAAIDAGVTLIDTGDFYGMGHNEMLLGQALRFFREKVLISVKFGAQRGPDGAWLGYDARPAAVKTALAYSLKRLGVDYIDIYRPARLDPHVPIEDTIGAIADMIKAGYVRHIGLSEVGPETIRRAAKIHPIVDLQIEYSLISRAPESKIFPVLEELGIAVTAYGVLSRGLLSGSPKNGPGDIRNRFPRFAAENQTQNQKLVAQLAEVAQSKGLTPSQLAIAWVLAKSPAIVPVIGARTRAQLTESLAALNVTFTAQEIATIEDAVPADSVAGTRYDAHQMQVLDSEK, encoded by the coding sequence ATGACTACTACATCCGCCATTCAGCCGCGTCAACTTGGCTCAACCGGCCCCGCAGTATACCCATTGGCTCTCGGATGTATGGGCATGAGCGGCATGTATGGACCTGCGGAGGAGCCGGAGTCGTTGGCCACCATCCACGCAGCTATCGATGCCGGTGTCACCCTGATCGATACCGGGGATTTTTACGGCATGGGCCACAACGAGATGCTGCTTGGCCAGGCGCTCCGCTTCTTCCGCGAAAAGGTCCTCATCTCCGTCAAGTTCGGCGCACAGCGTGGACCAGATGGGGCATGGCTCGGGTATGATGCACGTCCAGCCGCGGTCAAAACTGCGCTGGCTTATTCACTCAAGCGGCTCGGCGTTGATTACATCGATATCTACCGTCCCGCGCGTCTCGATCCCCATGTCCCGATTGAAGACACCATTGGCGCCATTGCCGACATGATCAAGGCGGGCTATGTCCGTCACATCGGACTGTCCGAGGTCGGGCCGGAAACCATTCGCCGCGCTGCCAAGATCCATCCCATTGTTGATTTGCAGATTGAGTACTCCCTCATCAGCCGTGCGCCAGAATCAAAGATCTTCCCTGTTCTCGAAGAGCTTGGCATTGCGGTCACTGCTTACGGAGTGCTTTCGCGTGGTCTGCTCTCCGGTTCTCCCAAGAACGGTCCCGGCGACATTCGAAATCGATTCCCGCGTTTTGCCGCGGAGAATCAGACGCAGAATCAGAAGCTCGTCGCGCAGTTGGCAGAGGTCGCACAAAGCAAGGGGTTAACGCCATCTCAACTCGCTATCGCGTGGGTTCTCGCTAAAAGTCCGGCTATCGTCCCGGTTATAGGGGCACGCACCCGCGCACAGCTAACGGAGAGCCTTGCAGCGCTGAACGTTACCTTTACTGCCCAGGAGATAGCTACGATTGAAGACGCTGTTCCCGCGGATTCGGTCGCCGGTACTCGCTATGATGCGCACCAGATGCAAGTGCTTGACAGCGAGAAGTGA
- the ribH gene encoding 6,7-dimethyl-8-ribityllumazine synthase, with protein sequence MIKGISILRPAADAAVYERLTGFFEAMGFARGSGWKEASSTGASFLAPLANLEFVHGRFPSVADLMVEVTSLDSAHQAAERWLKTSGGNTELAPLSPIFESDWKSRLFTVQPEPGFAFTFWAWADPTKGKPLAIEGDLSAEGMKFAIVVARWNAVITDRLLDGAVDALMRSGAKRPDIKVVRVPGAWEIPAAARTIAEQHKVDAIVTLGCLLRGETAHYEAIYNEVSRGIGQSQQETGVPHGFGVLTCENLEQALNRAGIKAGNKGFEAAVAAIEMVSLRRKLLEGGNA encoded by the coding sequence ATGATCAAGGGAATTTCCATCCTTCGACCGGCCGCAGACGCAGCTGTATACGAGCGTTTGACGGGCTTCTTCGAAGCGATGGGATTCGCAAGAGGTTCAGGATGGAAAGAGGCCTCCAGCACAGGCGCTTCGTTTCTCGCCCCACTGGCGAACCTTGAATTCGTACATGGTCGGTTTCCTTCGGTCGCCGATTTAATGGTGGAAGTGACGTCGCTCGATTCCGCACATCAGGCCGCCGAAAGGTGGCTGAAGACTAGCGGCGGTAATACTGAGCTTGCGCCCTTATCCCCGATTTTCGAATCGGATTGGAAGTCACGCCTCTTCACCGTTCAGCCTGAGCCAGGTTTCGCCTTCACATTTTGGGCGTGGGCAGATCCCACCAAAGGAAAGCCCCTTGCAATTGAAGGCGATCTATCTGCGGAAGGAATGAAGTTCGCCATTGTGGTCGCCCGCTGGAATGCCGTCATCACGGACCGGCTGCTCGACGGCGCTGTTGACGCTTTGATGCGCAGTGGCGCAAAACGGCCCGACATCAAAGTAGTCCGCGTGCCCGGTGCATGGGAAATTCCCGCCGCCGCCCGCACAATTGCCGAGCAGCACAAGGTTGATGCGATTGTGACCCTCGGCTGCCTCCTTCGTGGCGAAACCGCCCATTACGAGGCCATCTACAACGAGGTATCGCGCGGCATCGGTCAGTCGCAGCAGGAGACAGGTGTGCCCCACGGCTTCGGAGTTCTCACCTGCGAAAATCTTGAGCAGGCACTCAATCGCGCCGGCATCAAGGCGGGAAACAAAGGCTTTGAAGCAGCGGTCGCAGCGATTGAAATGGTGAGTCTGAGGCGAAAACTCTTGGAAGGCGGAAACGCTTGA
- a CDS encoding NAD(P)-dependent alcohol dehydrogenase → MKAIVYRAYGTTDVLTLEEVPKPTPGDNEVLIKVRAAALNPLDWHLMRGVPWFLRLFTGLRKPRRTRLGVDVAGDVILTGPGVSDIKKGDSVFGAADGSFAEYVCAPVSALAIKPQNVTYERAAAVPIGGLTALQALRNKGNLQAGQKVLINGASGGVGTFAVQIAKWMGGKVTGVCSARNVNLVRGLGAERVVDYTSEDFTSSGESYDVIFDLVGNRPIAAFRSVLNPRGVFIGCGGGSPSTSASYLLAGMIGQLVMGWFTRQRLVGILAKRDKGDLEILRKLMTSGDVIPVIDRCYGLSELPEAIRYLEEGHARGKVVIAMPELS, encoded by the coding sequence ATGAAAGCTATCGTTTATCGCGCATACGGTACGACGGATGTGCTGACACTCGAAGAAGTCCCAAAGCCGACACCTGGAGACAATGAAGTATTGATCAAAGTTCGGGCTGCCGCGCTAAATCCGCTGGACTGGCACTTGATGAGAGGCGTGCCCTGGTTTCTGCGTTTGTTCACAGGGCTGCGAAAGCCAAGACGCACCAGGCTCGGCGTGGATGTCGCTGGGGATGTTATTTTGACAGGCCCTGGTGTCTCCGACATCAAGAAGGGCGACAGTGTCTTCGGCGCAGCCGATGGGTCTTTCGCGGAATATGTATGCGCTCCAGTGTCGGCTTTGGCGATCAAGCCCCAAAATGTGACGTACGAACGGGCGGCCGCAGTTCCGATTGGAGGGCTTACAGCACTCCAGGCTCTCCGAAACAAAGGCAATCTTCAGGCAGGGCAAAAGGTGCTGATTAACGGAGCTTCAGGTGGAGTGGGCACGTTTGCTGTGCAAATTGCAAAGTGGATGGGTGGCAAAGTCACCGGAGTCTGCAGCGCGCGAAATGTGAATTTGGTTCGTGGTCTAGGTGCGGAGCGCGTGGTTGATTACACGAGCGAAGACTTCACATCAAGCGGAGAATCTTATGACGTGATCTTCGATCTTGTGGGTAACCGGCCAATCGCGGCATTCAGAAGTGTCTTGAATCCCCGGGGCGTGTTCATCGGCTGCGGAGGAGGAAGCCCCAGTACGTCGGCGAGCTATCTACTGGCTGGCATGATCGGTCAGCTTGTGATGGGGTGGTTTACGAGACAGCGCCTCGTTGGGATTCTGGCAAAACGCGACAAAGGAGATTTAGAAATCCTACGCAAGCTCATGACCAGCGGAGATGTAATTCCTGTAATTGACCGGTGCTACGGTTTGAGCGAACTGCCAGAGGCCATCCGGTATCTGGAAGAAGGACACGCTCGCGGGAAAGTTGTGATTGCTATGCCAGAACTCAGCTAG
- a CDS encoding YtxH domain-containing protein, whose product MSEDSSNGQGVAWFLAGLGVGALIGVLYAPKSGRETREDLAQGAREGTEYLRARSRQAAEQVGQIVDKGKEQVNQYVGRGREVVDRGRAQWEDFVERGKNLVNDQTSRVGAAVDAGREAYQANAKPTEPTA is encoded by the coding sequence ATGAGCGAAGATTCTAGCAATGGTCAAGGAGTAGCGTGGTTTCTGGCTGGACTGGGCGTTGGAGCACTGATCGGCGTTTTGTACGCTCCTAAGAGCGGGCGCGAAACCCGCGAAGACCTCGCACAGGGCGCACGAGAGGGAACTGAGTATCTGCGTGCACGCAGCCGTCAAGCCGCCGAGCAGGTCGGTCAAATCGTCGACAAGGGCAAGGAACAGGTCAACCAGTATGTAGGGCGAGGACGCGAAGTTGTGGATCGCGGTCGTGCGCAGTGGGAAGACTTTGTTGAGCGCGGCAAAAATCTGGTCAACGACCAGACCAGCCGCGTGGGTGCTGCCGTTGACGCGGGCCGCGAAGCATATCAGGCGAATGCCAAGCCTACCGAGCCTACAGCGTGA
- the nusB gene encoding transcription antitermination factor NusB, with amino-acid sequence MSAGTRRKSRELAMQMLFQADLGKQTPDQVRATFWKSVDDVEPEVRGFAEDLFNSSLAHQEKIDELLVANSRHWRLERMPAVDRNLLRMAVGEMLAFKSTPFPIVINEALEIARRYSAPESINFLNGILDAIARGLLPK; translated from the coding sequence TTGAGCGCCGGTACTCGCCGCAAATCCCGCGAACTTGCCATGCAGATGCTATTCCAGGCAGACCTAGGCAAGCAGACCCCCGACCAGGTACGCGCCACCTTCTGGAAATCAGTCGACGACGTCGAACCAGAAGTCCGCGGCTTTGCCGAAGATCTCTTTAACTCATCGCTTGCTCATCAGGAGAAGATTGACGAGCTTCTCGTCGCAAACTCCCGCCATTGGCGGCTGGAACGGATGCCGGCTGTTGATCGCAATCTATTGCGGATGGCTGTCGGCGAAATGCTGGCATTCAAGTCCACACCGTTTCCCATCGTCATCAACGAGGCATTGGAAATCGCCAGGCGCTACTCCGCACCAGAATCGATCAACTTCCTCAATGGGATTCTCGACGCCATCGCACGTGGCCTATTGCCAAAGTAG